In Eupeodes corollae chromosome 3, idEupCoro1.1, whole genome shotgun sequence, a single genomic region encodes these proteins:
- the LOC129951130 gene encoding alpha-1-macroglobulin-like isoform X2 — protein sequence MLIILTRYLFDVLIILNLFHDAVSIKKGYYTVVAPSYILPDSTFHISFTLNDFHKSCWFNISIKSYATNDTTFKFNAIEVKPGTTKLVKLQAPHFNSSIGDLKVVGYRGIISENSELVYFDANQYWTFIQTNKPKYKPGELFKFRVICIDQLGRPAKLLNEEILVQIYDDQNNLVRSILNVKFVKGVFKSEFQLSDFPVLGIWNIRVQRGEKIKAIKKIEVSRYVLPKFKVDIKKRNVFLDEGKITLEFSANYFYDEPVKGNLTVIIINTQAPYPEEIQTLKSNTVFDGKARHTLDFKKHIHLNTEQSEAIVNEDLKEEQSWTTAEFEIYSQPYKIEINSPSVFRSEPIIKIKVEVFIKDIHGNSIEDPKAPIEIVMGCSEKANEYNQNEIDIIRNSYKKQIGENSAEINVTNKNYSECYIYAEFERSKSNTIWMRKSPLDVEILTESPQEGKKLDLKIISLDPIGEFTYEIVSRKDIIQSDHVIIPDGNATIYILSLDVTSAMVPKITFYVHHIKSTGFRGNFKDVAIKRMSSNSIKIETEKETTPGTSVYVNVTTNKGSYVGLMGLDQSALQSIKKDEIFDSDKVDNELGSVNAIRNYQPILDYGGKFGDIITFSNAFLDYARGGAGGGGFEEKRIRKHFPESWLYMDFEETPEGGIHFMETAPDTITTWVITGFSIHPDTGLTFTKNAKHLKVFQKFFISMDIPSLVKEGEIVEVPVYISNYMKQEALTDVTIETDSEYLDLLESPETESEPKKMISKQVSVKKREKMQFFMKPLKAGNHNVTVNAISSVASDAIQKTLYVQPEGIPFSMSKTYLVNLPQEGEQEDELTIDIPKNDVVGSERVEVSIVGDIFRPLMKNLQDNARAPYGNGEDNMKLIICNTIALKYLKALNYSNPSLENKIRLNLELGYQNQLSYKYLDGSFGFFERKTERSGDVWQTVLTLWGLEQANEFVNIEPTVIDRGLEYLKSKQQENGCFKSEKDGDGGIEQDVKITAFSLMVFLMHKDINKNSNKLNITGFECLFDIADDLEYSPISVMAAYVLHLGKHKEAENFVTELSSNSRLKNEDKQVQLTKSDTLESHLESTTESLIHLFENQDKSKQNLLHIVRGLIAPKKDEERESTTITHMVALQAMIEFVGNLQLRTENLDISIKDDQDKSGRFRVNSENSQVLQVFEISQKSQKIKVQSKGHGFAVIDLRYSYNLVPEDQPSSLYTISISTMKTSKHLGILKICSSSDMKNTQNKLTVLEINLQSGFICNEKDSEDEDDLGKDVKSKQINEGRDKIIIYFELKPKGTCNKLEVRNTYKVFNSKPGWVVVFGAHDKDKRTTRSFRFNDF from the exons atgttaataattcTAACTCGCTATCTTTTCGAtgtcttaataattttaaatttatttcacgaTGCTGTTTCTATCAAAAAGgg GTATTACACAGTTGTTGCCCCCAGTTACATTCTACCCGATTCAACTTTCCATATTTCTTTCACCTTAAATGATTTTCATAAATCCTGCTGGTTTAATATAAGTATTAAAAGCTATGCAACCAACGATaccacttttaaatttaatgctaTTGAAGTCAAGCCAGGAACAACAAAATTAGTCAAACTACAGGCACCACATTTCAATAGCTCCATTGGAGATCTAAAAGTAGTCGGATATCGTGGAATCATAAGTGAAAATTCCGAATTAGTTTATTTCGATGCTAATCAATATTGGACgtttatacaaacaaacaaacccaaATATAAACCCGGAGAATTGTTTAAATTTCGTGTAATATGCATCGATCAATTGGGAAGACCAGCAAAATTATTGAACGAAGAAATACTCGTTCAAATTTAT gacgATCAAAATAATCTTGTAAGAAgtattttgaatgttaaatttgtCAAGGGTGTATTCAAGAGTGAATTTCAACTTTCTGACTTTCCTGTCTTGGGCATATGGAATATTCGAGTTCAAAGGGGTGAAAAGATAAaggcaattaaaaaaatcgaagttaGTAGATATGTGTTGCCAAAATTTAAGGTTGAcattaagaaaagaaatgtttttttggaCGAGGGTAAAATTACATTGGAGTTTAGTGCaaa ttatttttacgATGAACCTGTTAAGGGAAATCTCACTGTAATAATAATCAATACCCAAGCGCCTTACCCTGAAGAAATTCAAACATTAAAGAGTAATACTGTATTCGATGGAAAAGCAAGACATACGTtagatttcaaaaaacatattcaTTTAAATACCGAACAAAGTG AAGCCATTGTCAATGAAGACTTAAAGGAGGAACAATCTTGGACAACAGCAGAATTCGAGATATACAGTCAACCctataaaattgaaatcaattctcCGTCAGTGTTTAGATCAGAACCAATCATAAAAATTAAG gttgaagtttttataaaagatatacaCGGCAACTCTATTGAAGACCCAAAAGCTCCAATTGAAATTGTAATGGGATGCAGTGAAAAAGCCAatgaatataatcaaaatgaaattgatataaTTCGAAATTcatataagaaacaaattggGGAAAATTCAGCTGAAATAAatgtaacaaataaaaattattcagaaTGTTATATCTATGCAGAATTTGAGAGAAGTAAATCCAATACAATATGGATGCGAAAAAGTCCTTTGGATGTGGAAATATTAACGGAAAG tcctCAAGAAGGTAAAAAGCTAGATCTAAAAATTATATCCTTGGACCCAATTGGAGAGTTTACATATGAAATTGTGTCAAGAAAAGATATCATTCAATCGGATCACGTTATT ATCCCTGATGGAAATGCAACAATTTACATTCTAAGTCTTGATGTGACTTCTGCGATGGTTCCGAAAATAACATTTTACGTTCATCACATCAAAAGTACGGGTTTTAGAGGTAATTTCAAAGATGTTGCCATAAAGAGAATGTCTTCAAATTCG attaaaATTGAGACTGAAAAAGAAACTACCCCCGGGACATCAGTGTATGTTAATGTTACAACAAATAAAGGATCTTATGTTGGTTTGATGGGACTTGATCAAAGTGCTTTGCAAAGTATAAAAAAAGACGAAATTTTCGACAGTGACAAAGTCGACAATGAACTTGGAAGTGTGAATGCCATAAGAAATTATCAACCCATTTTGGATTATGGTGGAAAATTTGGAGACATTATAACATTCTCTAATGCCTTTTTGGACTATGCAAGAGGTGGTGCGGGTGGAG GTGGGTTCGAAGAAAAACGTATTCGAAAACACTTCCCCGAAAGTTGGCTGTATATGGATTTCGAGGA gaCTCCAGAAGGAGGTATACATTTCATGGAAACGGCACCAGACACAATTACCACTTGGGTTATAACTGGATTTTCAATACATCCCGACACTGGTTTGACATTCACCAAGaatgcaaaacatttaaaagtttttcagaaatttttcATATCCATGGATATACCAAGCTTAGTTAAAGAAG GGGAAATTGTTGAAGTTCCAGTTTATATAAGTAACTATATGAAACAAGAAGCTTTGACTGATGTGACAATTGAAACTGATAGTGAATACCTTGATCTTCTGGAAAGCCCAGAAACTGAATCAGAACCGAAGAAAATGATTTCAAAGCAAGTTTCTGttaagaaaagagaaaaaatgcAATTCTTTATGAAACCCCTGAAGGCGGGAAATCATAATGTAACGGTTAATGCTATCAGCTCAGTGGCAAGTGATGCCATACAGAAGACTCTCTATGTCCAACCAGAGGGTATTCccttttcaatgtcaaaaacctatttgGTAAATCTTCCCCAAGAAGGTGAACAAGAAGATGAACTAACAATCGACATACCCAAAAACGATGTAGTGGGGTCGGAAAGAGTTGAGGTTTCGATAGTGGGAGATATTTTTCGACCTTTGATGAAAAACTTGCAAGATAATGCTAGAGCTCCTTACGGAAATGGTGAAGACAATATGAAGCTCATTATCTGTAATACAATAGCTTTGAAATATCTAAAG GCTCTTAACTATTCAAATCCaagtttggaaaataaaattaggcTTAACCTGGAACTAGGCTATCAAAATCAATTGTCTTACAAGTATTTGGATGGTTCTTTTGggttttttgaacgaaaaactGAACGAAGTGGTGATGTTTGGCAAACTGTTTTGACATTGTGGGGACTGGAACAAGCTAATGAATTCGTAAATATTGAACCAACAGTTATAGACAGAGGTTTGGAGTATCTTAAATCCAAGCAACAAGAAAATGGTTGCTTCAAGTCAGAAAAAGACGGTGATGGAGGTATAGAACAAGACGTTAAAATTACAGCTTTTAGTTTGATGGTATTCTTAATGCATAAG GATATCAATAAAAACAGCAATAAACTAAATATTACAGGTTTTGAGTGTTTGTTCGATATAGCTGATGATTTGGAATACTCTCCAATTTCTGTTATGGCAGCTTATGTCTTGCATCTGGGAAAACATAAAGAAGCTGAAAATTTTGTTACAGAATTGAGTTCAAACTCtcgtttaaaaa atgaaGATAAACAAGTTCAATTGACAAAATCAGATACACTTGAATCACATCTTGAATCAACTACTGAAAGCTTAATTCATCTATTCGAGAATCAAGACAAATCCAAACAAAACTTATTACACATTGTACGAGGCTTAATTGCCCCCAAAAAAGACGAAGAAAGAGAATCAACTACAATAACACACATGGTAGCACTTCAAGCTATGATTGAATTTGTCGGAAATCTCCAATTGAGGACAGAAAATCTAGATATCTCCATCAAAGATGATCAAGATAAGTCAGGAAGATTTCGAGTAAACTCCGAAAATTCTCAAGTTCTTCAAGTGTTTGAG atatccCAAAAATCCcagaaaataaaagttcaaagCAAAGGTCATGGTTTTGCTGTGATCGATTTGAGATATAGTTATAATCTTGTACCTGAAGATCAGCCTTCTTCGCTTTATACCATAAGTATATCGACTATGAAAACTTCCAAACACTTGGGAATCTTAAAGATCTGTTCGAGTTCGGATAtgaaaaatactcaaaataaattaactgtTTTGGAAATTAATCTTCAATCTGGATTCATATGCAATGAAAAAGATTCCGAAGATGAAGATGATCTTGGTAAAGATGTCAAG TCAAAGCAAATCAATGAAGGAagagataaaattataatatattttgaacTCAAACCTAAAGGAACTTGCAATAAACTGGAAGTCCGAAATACTTACAAAGTCTTCAATTCGAAGCCTGGTTGGGTTGTTGTATTTGGTGCACATGATAAAG ataaaagAACAACGAGAAGTTTCAGATTCAATGACTTTTGA
- the LOC129951130 gene encoding thioester-containing protein 1 allele S3-like isoform X1 — protein sequence MLIILTRYLFDVLIILNLFHDAVSIKKGYYTVVAPSYILPDSTFHISFTLNDFHKSCWFNISIKSYATNDTTFKFNAIEVKPGTTKLVKLQAPHFNSSIGDLKVVGYRGIISENSELVYFDANQYWTFIQTNKPKYKPGELFKFRVICIDQLGRPAKLLNEEILVQIYDDQNNLVRSILNVKFVKGVFKSEFQLSDFPVLGIWNIRVQRGEKIKAIKKIEVSRYVLPKFKVDIKKRNVFLDEGKITLEFSANYFYDEPVKGNLTVIIINTQAPYPEEIQTLKSNTVFDGKARHTLDFKKHIHLNTEQSGNFRFDSRSLASSVLYKFHIEAIVNEDLKEEQSWTTAEFEIYSQPYKIEINSPSVFRSEPIIKIKVEVFIKDIHGNSIEDPKAPIEIVMGCSEKANEYNQNEIDIIRNSYKKQIGENSAEINVTNKNYSECYIYAEFERSKSNTIWMRKSPLDVEILTESPQEGKKLDLKIISLDPIGEFTYEIVSRKDIIQSDHVIIPDGNATIYILSLDVTSAMVPKITFYVHHIKSTGFRGNFKDVAIKRMSSNSIKIETEKETTPGTSVYVNVTTNKGSYVGLMGLDQSALQSIKKDEIFDSDKVDNELGSVNAIRNYQPILDYGGKFGDIITFSNAFLDYARGGAGGGGFEEKRIRKHFPESWLYMDFEETPEGGIHFMETAPDTITTWVITGFSIHPDTGLTFTKNAKHLKVFQKFFISMDIPSLVKEGEIVEVPVYISNYMKQEALTDVTIETDSEYLDLLESPETESEPKKMISKQVSVKKREKMQFFMKPLKAGNHNVTVNAISSVASDAIQKTLYVQPEGIPFSMSKTYLVNLPQEGEQEDELTIDIPKNDVVGSERVEVSIVGDIFRPLMKNLQDNARAPYGNGEDNMKLIICNTIALKYLKALNYSNPSLENKIRLNLELGYQNQLSYKYLDGSFGFFERKTERSGDVWQTVLTLWGLEQANEFVNIEPTVIDRGLEYLKSKQQENGCFKSEKDGDGGIEQDVKITAFSLMVFLMHKDINKNSNKLNITGFECLFDIADDLEYSPISVMAAYVLHLGKHKEAENFVTELSSNSRLKNEDKQVQLTKSDTLESHLESTTESLIHLFENQDKSKQNLLHIVRGLIAPKKDEERESTTITHMVALQAMIEFVGNLQLRTENLDISIKDDQDKSGRFRVNSENSQVLQVFEISQKSQKIKVQSKGHGFAVIDLRYSYNLVPEDQPSSLYTISISTMKTSKHLGILKICSSSDMKNTQNKLTVLEINLQSGFICNEKDSEDEDDLGKDVKSKQINEGRDKIIIYFELKPKGTCNKLEVRNTYKVFNSKPGWVVVFGAHDKDKRTTRSFRFNDF from the exons atgttaataattcTAACTCGCTATCTTTTCGAtgtcttaataattttaaatttatttcacgaTGCTGTTTCTATCAAAAAGgg GTATTACACAGTTGTTGCCCCCAGTTACATTCTACCCGATTCAACTTTCCATATTTCTTTCACCTTAAATGATTTTCATAAATCCTGCTGGTTTAATATAAGTATTAAAAGCTATGCAACCAACGATaccacttttaaatttaatgctaTTGAAGTCAAGCCAGGAACAACAAAATTAGTCAAACTACAGGCACCACATTTCAATAGCTCCATTGGAGATCTAAAAGTAGTCGGATATCGTGGAATCATAAGTGAAAATTCCGAATTAGTTTATTTCGATGCTAATCAATATTGGACgtttatacaaacaaacaaacccaaATATAAACCCGGAGAATTGTTTAAATTTCGTGTAATATGCATCGATCAATTGGGAAGACCAGCAAAATTATTGAACGAAGAAATACTCGTTCAAATTTAT gacgATCAAAATAATCTTGTAAGAAgtattttgaatgttaaatttgtCAAGGGTGTATTCAAGAGTGAATTTCAACTTTCTGACTTTCCTGTCTTGGGCATATGGAATATTCGAGTTCAAAGGGGTGAAAAGATAAaggcaattaaaaaaatcgaagttaGTAGATATGTGTTGCCAAAATTTAAGGTTGAcattaagaaaagaaatgtttttttggaCGAGGGTAAAATTACATTGGAGTTTAGTGCaaa ttatttttacgATGAACCTGTTAAGGGAAATCTCACTGTAATAATAATCAATACCCAAGCGCCTTACCCTGAAGAAATTCAAACATTAAAGAGTAATACTGTATTCGATGGAAAAGCAAGACATACGTtagatttcaaaaaacatattcaTTTAAATACCGAACAAAGTGGTAACTTCCGATTTGATTCACGCTCACTTGCTTCTTCAGTGCTTTACAAATTTCATATAGAAGCCATTGTCAATGAAGACTTAAAGGAGGAACAATCTTGGACAACAGCAGAATTCGAGATATACAGTCAACCctataaaattgaaatcaattctcCGTCAGTGTTTAGATCAGAACCAATCATAAAAATTAAG gttgaagtttttataaaagatatacaCGGCAACTCTATTGAAGACCCAAAAGCTCCAATTGAAATTGTAATGGGATGCAGTGAAAAAGCCAatgaatataatcaaaatgaaattgatataaTTCGAAATTcatataagaaacaaattggGGAAAATTCAGCTGAAATAAatgtaacaaataaaaattattcagaaTGTTATATCTATGCAGAATTTGAGAGAAGTAAATCCAATACAATATGGATGCGAAAAAGTCCTTTGGATGTGGAAATATTAACGGAAAG tcctCAAGAAGGTAAAAAGCTAGATCTAAAAATTATATCCTTGGACCCAATTGGAGAGTTTACATATGAAATTGTGTCAAGAAAAGATATCATTCAATCGGATCACGTTATT ATCCCTGATGGAAATGCAACAATTTACATTCTAAGTCTTGATGTGACTTCTGCGATGGTTCCGAAAATAACATTTTACGTTCATCACATCAAAAGTACGGGTTTTAGAGGTAATTTCAAAGATGTTGCCATAAAGAGAATGTCTTCAAATTCG attaaaATTGAGACTGAAAAAGAAACTACCCCCGGGACATCAGTGTATGTTAATGTTACAACAAATAAAGGATCTTATGTTGGTTTGATGGGACTTGATCAAAGTGCTTTGCAAAGTATAAAAAAAGACGAAATTTTCGACAGTGACAAAGTCGACAATGAACTTGGAAGTGTGAATGCCATAAGAAATTATCAACCCATTTTGGATTATGGTGGAAAATTTGGAGACATTATAACATTCTCTAATGCCTTTTTGGACTATGCAAGAGGTGGTGCGGGTGGAG GTGGGTTCGAAGAAAAACGTATTCGAAAACACTTCCCCGAAAGTTGGCTGTATATGGATTTCGAGGA gaCTCCAGAAGGAGGTATACATTTCATGGAAACGGCACCAGACACAATTACCACTTGGGTTATAACTGGATTTTCAATACATCCCGACACTGGTTTGACATTCACCAAGaatgcaaaacatttaaaagtttttcagaaatttttcATATCCATGGATATACCAAGCTTAGTTAAAGAAG GGGAAATTGTTGAAGTTCCAGTTTATATAAGTAACTATATGAAACAAGAAGCTTTGACTGATGTGACAATTGAAACTGATAGTGAATACCTTGATCTTCTGGAAAGCCCAGAAACTGAATCAGAACCGAAGAAAATGATTTCAAAGCAAGTTTCTGttaagaaaagagaaaaaatgcAATTCTTTATGAAACCCCTGAAGGCGGGAAATCATAATGTAACGGTTAATGCTATCAGCTCAGTGGCAAGTGATGCCATACAGAAGACTCTCTATGTCCAACCAGAGGGTATTCccttttcaatgtcaaaaacctatttgGTAAATCTTCCCCAAGAAGGTGAACAAGAAGATGAACTAACAATCGACATACCCAAAAACGATGTAGTGGGGTCGGAAAGAGTTGAGGTTTCGATAGTGGGAGATATTTTTCGACCTTTGATGAAAAACTTGCAAGATAATGCTAGAGCTCCTTACGGAAATGGTGAAGACAATATGAAGCTCATTATCTGTAATACAATAGCTTTGAAATATCTAAAG GCTCTTAACTATTCAAATCCaagtttggaaaataaaattaggcTTAACCTGGAACTAGGCTATCAAAATCAATTGTCTTACAAGTATTTGGATGGTTCTTTTGggttttttgaacgaaaaactGAACGAAGTGGTGATGTTTGGCAAACTGTTTTGACATTGTGGGGACTGGAACAAGCTAATGAATTCGTAAATATTGAACCAACAGTTATAGACAGAGGTTTGGAGTATCTTAAATCCAAGCAACAAGAAAATGGTTGCTTCAAGTCAGAAAAAGACGGTGATGGAGGTATAGAACAAGACGTTAAAATTACAGCTTTTAGTTTGATGGTATTCTTAATGCATAAG GATATCAATAAAAACAGCAATAAACTAAATATTACAGGTTTTGAGTGTTTGTTCGATATAGCTGATGATTTGGAATACTCTCCAATTTCTGTTATGGCAGCTTATGTCTTGCATCTGGGAAAACATAAAGAAGCTGAAAATTTTGTTACAGAATTGAGTTCAAACTCtcgtttaaaaa atgaaGATAAACAAGTTCAATTGACAAAATCAGATACACTTGAATCACATCTTGAATCAACTACTGAAAGCTTAATTCATCTATTCGAGAATCAAGACAAATCCAAACAAAACTTATTACACATTGTACGAGGCTTAATTGCCCCCAAAAAAGACGAAGAAAGAGAATCAACTACAATAACACACATGGTAGCACTTCAAGCTATGATTGAATTTGTCGGAAATCTCCAATTGAGGACAGAAAATCTAGATATCTCCATCAAAGATGATCAAGATAAGTCAGGAAGATTTCGAGTAAACTCCGAAAATTCTCAAGTTCTTCAAGTGTTTGAG atatccCAAAAATCCcagaaaataaaagttcaaagCAAAGGTCATGGTTTTGCTGTGATCGATTTGAGATATAGTTATAATCTTGTACCTGAAGATCAGCCTTCTTCGCTTTATACCATAAGTATATCGACTATGAAAACTTCCAAACACTTGGGAATCTTAAAGATCTGTTCGAGTTCGGATAtgaaaaatactcaaaataaattaactgtTTTGGAAATTAATCTTCAATCTGGATTCATATGCAATGAAAAAGATTCCGAAGATGAAGATGATCTTGGTAAAGATGTCAAG TCAAAGCAAATCAATGAAGGAagagataaaattataatatattttgaacTCAAACCTAAAGGAACTTGCAATAAACTGGAAGTCCGAAATACTTACAAAGTCTTCAATTCGAAGCCTGGTTGGGTTGTTGTATTTGGTGCACATGATAAAG ataaaagAACAACGAGAAGTTTCAGATTCAATGACTTTTGA